The window AGCTCCAGGTCTGAGCGGTTATAGGCCAGCACTCCCCCAGCTAGCGCAGACTTGAATGCAGCATACTTGAGTGGGACTCTGTGCGTATGGCTGCATCAAACCGGTGGATCCAGTGAAAGATGTCCAGACGCACAACCATCCCGTTGTCCACCCAAGGCTGGAACAAAATCCCCAGCGCTGTTGGGCCCTGCGCACGGCAACACCCACGGTCCACGTATATCATTTTTGGGACTGGTTGATTGGCCAGCCGGAACCTCTCCATGACCCCAAGGCACATCGGTTTCAGCTTCTCTGTGGACTCCTCACAGGTCAGCACAAATGAAACTATCTGGGAGTGCTCGTTTCCGATGCTGGTGAACCACTCAGCTGAGCCTCCACCCTCCCCAGACAGCTTCTTCACCACCTAAAACATgtcaggtgtgcataatgagatAACCTGTTAGATTTTATTGATATGTGATTTTTCTTAATCACTTTACAACAATGTGAAAATGGGTTCAATTTAAAACTTAATAAAAAACCAAACAATACTGCAAGACGTTTTGCATGATTTACATACTTTCTTGGTGGAATCCATTTTCAGCACAGTGCCAAAAGTGGAGAGGATCTGGCTCCGGTAATCCTGCACGTTGTTGGCCTCCGCCAGCAGGAAGGCGTGGCGCAGGAGCCGCGCGGAGGGGAGCTCTCTTGGAGGAGGTGGAGCCTGGAAAGTGTGCCTTAGTGCAGAAACGATCCCTCCAGGTTTCACGACAGTCATGAGGAGTGTGGTGTACAGGTCCTTACGCTGAAGGTACTCTTCAACGTGGTTCTCCTGTATCTGCCGCCACACCTTGACCATGGTGTTCCCTTCCGTCCGGTCCCTCAGAAGGCGCACAACAGTCCTATCCACGCCACGCCTATAAGTAGAGTCACAATCAATATGTTCAGGTGGATTTGAGTGACACTTCCAGGTCTGTCAAACGCACACATTATGTTCAGTATACTCACTTGCTGGTGAGGATGGCAGGGAACATAGCTTGGTGAGCCTCGCTAAGCTGGGACAAAATAGCGGCACCCCACGCAAGCCACCGACCCATTGTGCCACCTTCTCCGCTTCTGGCCGCTTTTACATGGTCCACAGCACAGGACCTCAGTGAGCATGGTGTACCAGGTGGACACGTCACAGATGTGACGTACCTAAAGTACATATGGGGAGAAAATCTTATTTAAAAAAAGGCCAATAGCAGGATATGGCTTTCTGTGCTCTTTTTTTGTCTTGCATGTTTACATACATAGTAATAAACTAATGTAAAAACTCTAACAAAGGTGAAGTGAGTTATACCCGGTGGTGATAGCCAGACTTGTAGAGGTGCACGTTCCGTCCTCTACCCAGACACTGATCCCCTCGAGGACACTTCAGGGAGTACCTCCACACTCCAACAGGACGCCACACAAAAACACGACTCGAAAAAACTGTTGTGGAGTTGGCGGGGCACCCCTGACGTAGCCGGGAGGTTCTTCTGGGTAAAACCACATGCGGTCCGATTTCATCACCCGTCGCCTCCTGAACAGACCACTTTTGTCCTTATAGATTTGAACGGGTGTGAACAGCCCTCTTTCATTGTGGTCTTTGAGCCAGGAAATGTCTGCAGATGGGATGCCATTGGGGTTTTCCCACAGACGCACCCAACCCTCTAGCTCCACCTgcaacacacaacacatacaaaACACACTTAGTTATTACTTATTATTTTACATTACTTTGGTTAGTACAAATGAATGTCAAAACATACaaccaattaaaaaaaaaaaaaaaaaacatgttaaacaaaTTGTTCTCCTTGACATTGTTTGCATATAATGTGAATTTTACTTACAGGGGAGTCACTCAGAGGTGATTCCGTGGGAAAAGGCTGACCCTCATGATCCTGTGCTGTGGACGGGGACTCTGTGAGTTGGCCAGGGGGCTCGGGCTGTTTGGGCCGGACAGGGGGCTCGGGCTGTTTGGGCCGGACAGCGGGCTCGGGCTGCTTGGGCCGGACAGCGGGCTCGGGCTTCTTGGGCCGGACAGCGGGCTCGGGCTGCTTGGGCCGGACAGCGGGCTCGGGCTTCTTGGGCCGGACAGCGGGCTCGGGCTGCTTGGGCCGGACAGCGGGTTCAAGCTTCTTGGGCCGGACAGGGGGCTCGGGCTTCTTGGGCCGGACAGGGGGCTCGGGCTGCTTGGGCCGGACAGGGGGCTCGGGCTTCTTGGGCCGGACAGGGGGCTCGGGCTTCTTGGGCCGGACAGGGGGCTCGGGCTGCTTGGGCCGGACAGGGGGCTCGAACTGTTTGATTGTGTCTGTGGGAATTTTCCAAACAAAGTtgttttgtataatttttaaattttttacggTTTCATGTCTGTTTACTCTGTAACTCCCCTACCTTCAACAGCCTGGCTTGCAGCTAACAGTTCACTGTCGTCCCCTGGCCATGATGAAGGATCACACTTGGAGGTGCTTGCCTGCGGTTGCTGGACAACAAAATTTATTGTAACTATATAGATTTTATGATGTACCAGCTTTTAATTATCAAaagcaaacaaaaacatttaGTGATTAAAATATCTCTAATATGAAAATAATTTACCATGCTATTCTGCTCTTCCCATTACATACAACTTACTTGCTCCTTGTCAACAATATATTTCCTGAACCGCTTCATCTGCACACTTGTGATGTGGGTCACTGGTGTGTGCAGCCACCTCCTCACAGAACTGTATGCTTTCTTTAttatctccttctcctcctcactgAATAGCTCTGGCCTGTCCTTTTGGGTGGG of the Coregonus clupeaformis isolate EN_2021a unplaced genomic scaffold, ASM2061545v1 scaf0233, whole genome shotgun sequence genome contains:
- the LOC121540693 gene encoding IgA FC receptor-like; the encoded protein is MSMKMASPVIRVINPDAPPYRQQAVLVATKEARYYREKRMLFPKPPQELRNQATALAHAEKLLRAEGIHTPSRQLCLGKLVIPFGQYENASFHWLVENDVGYLKYILDKHRSEETTQHREGERVNQGVKDYLNEYAESFPQVCILLEANIDRCIYGQRGFEESTFQEMWTLYSKYPTQKDRPELFSEEEKEIIKKAYSSVRRWLHTPVTHITSVQMKRFRKYIVDKEQQPQASTSKCDPSSWPGDDSELLAASQAVEDTIKQFEPPVRPKQPEPPVRPKKPEPPVRPKKPEPPVRPKQPEPPVRPKKPEPPVRPKKLEPAVRPKQPEPAVRPKKPEPAVRPKQPEPAVRPKKPEPAVRPKQPEPAVRPKQPEPPVRPKQPEPPGQLTESPSTAQDHEGQPFPTESPLSDSPVELEGWVRLWENPNGIPSADISWLKDHNERGLFTPVQIYKDKSGLFRRRRVMKSDRMWFYPEEPPGYVRGAPPTPQQFFRVVFLCGVLLECGGTP